One genomic segment of Hydra vulgaris chromosome 14, alternate assembly HydraT2T_AEP includes these proteins:
- the LOC124819281 gene encoding uncharacterized protein LOC124819281 isoform X1, with product MIFAVVVLGLLSQTIAFPQNDFQQVDSVNFQAATGSLINLVETADKEVADIMVKMAEKTADLYKEFIPLLTHGDITLNKGITKEKFQEILNQLMKTLKNLESLQVTGTIDFVELAKKVQEGFTKAITIPFAYSDGSWEDTKNLIIDAFKNANAIVRITVVQVLDRFHNRIDLLAEKLEELINMLPVNGDLWKNIRNKVHNLVDKLKNKITPAAISKIESAEKVAELDFTSAIMELKDDQPIVKRAISDIWAKVQSAVGKLGVAIKDATMKVIEQSKPQVIDALQNLKRIVIDAAKNIVIEVNGAIVKVIVGQLTGLSD from the exons ATGATCTTCGCTGTTGTTGTTTTGGGTCTTCTCTCACAAACCATTGCTTTTCCTCAAAATGATTTTCAACAAGTa GATAGTGTTAACTTTCAAGCAGCTACTGGATCTCTGATCAATCTTGTCGAGACTGCGGATAAAGAAGTAGCTGATATTATGGTCAAAATGGCTGAGAAAACAGCTGATCTTTACAAAGAGTTTATACCCTTGTTGACCCATGGCGACATTACTTTAAACAAAGGAATAACAAAGGAAAAgtttcaagaaattttaaatc AATTAATGAAAACGTTAAAGAATCTAGAAAGTTTACAAGTAACAGGCACCATTGATTTTGTTGAACTTGCAAAGAAAGTACAAGAAGGTTTCACAAAAGCCATTACTATTCCATTCGCTTATTCCGATG GATCTTGGGAAGATACAAAGAACCTAATTATTGATGCATTTAAGAATGCCAATGCAATAGTTAGAATCACTGTCGTTCAAGTTCTTGACCGTTTCCACAATCGCATTGATCTGCTCGCTGAAAAACTTGAAGAGTTGATTAACATGTTACCAGTTAATGGAGACC TGTGGAAAAACATTCGAAACAAAGTTCATAACTTAGTTGACaaactaaagaataaaattacaCCAGCTGCTATTAGTAAAATTGAGTCAGCAGAAAAAGTTGCAGAGCTTGATTTTACTTCAGCCATTATGGAATTGAAAGACGATCAACCAATTGTTAAAAGAGCAATTTCTGATA TTTGGGCCAAAGTACAATCAGCTGTTGGCAAATTAGGTGTTGCAATCAAAGATGCCACAATGAAAGTTATCGAACAAAGCAAACCACAAGTAATTGATGCTCTTCAAAACCTGAAACGAATTGTTATTGATGCCGCAAAAAACATTGTCATTGAAGTAAACGGAGCTATTGTGAAAGTCATTGTTGGACAACTAACTGGTTTATCAGATTAA
- the LOC124819281 gene encoding uncharacterized protein LOC124819281 isoform X2: MIFAVVVLGLLSQTIAFPQNDFQQDSVNFQAATGSLINLVETADKEVADIMVKMAEKTADLYKEFIPLLTHGDITLNKGITKEKFQEILNQLMKTLKNLESLQVTGTIDFVELAKKVQEGFTKAITIPFAYSDGSWEDTKNLIIDAFKNANAIVRITVVQVLDRFHNRIDLLAEKLEELINMLPVNGDLWKNIRNKVHNLVDKLKNKITPAAISKIESAEKVAELDFTSAIMELKDDQPIVKRAISDIWAKVQSAVGKLGVAIKDATMKVIEQSKPQVIDALQNLKRIVIDAAKNIVIEVNGAIVKVIVGQLTGLSD; encoded by the exons ATGATCTTCGCTGTTGTTGTTTTGGGTCTTCTCTCACAAACCATTGCTTTTCCTCAAAATGATTTTCAACAA GATAGTGTTAACTTTCAAGCAGCTACTGGATCTCTGATCAATCTTGTCGAGACTGCGGATAAAGAAGTAGCTGATATTATGGTCAAAATGGCTGAGAAAACAGCTGATCTTTACAAAGAGTTTATACCCTTGTTGACCCATGGCGACATTACTTTAAACAAAGGAATAACAAAGGAAAAgtttcaagaaattttaaatc AATTAATGAAAACGTTAAAGAATCTAGAAAGTTTACAAGTAACAGGCACCATTGATTTTGTTGAACTTGCAAAGAAAGTACAAGAAGGTTTCACAAAAGCCATTACTATTCCATTCGCTTATTCCGATG GATCTTGGGAAGATACAAAGAACCTAATTATTGATGCATTTAAGAATGCCAATGCAATAGTTAGAATCACTGTCGTTCAAGTTCTTGACCGTTTCCACAATCGCATTGATCTGCTCGCTGAAAAACTTGAAGAGTTGATTAACATGTTACCAGTTAATGGAGACC TGTGGAAAAACATTCGAAACAAAGTTCATAACTTAGTTGACaaactaaagaataaaattacaCCAGCTGCTATTAGTAAAATTGAGTCAGCAGAAAAAGTTGCAGAGCTTGATTTTACTTCAGCCATTATGGAATTGAAAGACGATCAACCAATTGTTAAAAGAGCAATTTCTGATA TTTGGGCCAAAGTACAATCAGCTGTTGGCAAATTAGGTGTTGCAATCAAAGATGCCACAATGAAAGTTATCGAACAAAGCAAACCACAAGTAATTGATGCTCTTCAAAACCTGAAACGAATTGTTATTGATGCCGCAAAAAACATTGTCATTGAAGTAAACGGAGCTATTGTGAAAGTCATTGTTGGACAACTAACTGGTTTATCAGATTAA